The following coding sequences lie in one Streptococcus suis genomic window:
- the gyrB gene encoding DNA topoisomerase (ATP-hydrolyzing) subunit B, whose product MTEEIKDLQEKAQEYDASQIQVLEGLEAVRMRPGMYIGSTSKEGLHHLVWEIVDNSIDEALAGFADKIEVYIEPDNSITVIDNGRGIPVDIQEKTGRPAVETVFTVLHAGGKFGGGGYKVSGGLHGVGSSVVNALSTQLDVHVYKNGQVYFQEYKRGEVVADLEVVGETDRSGTTVHFTPDPEIFTETTEFDFAKLNKRIQELAFLNRGLNLSITDKREGVEQTKEYHYEGGIASYVEYLNENKDVIFETPIYTEGEMDDITVEVAMQYTTSYHENVVSFANNIHTHEGGTHEQGFRTALTRVINDYAKKNKILKENEDNLTGEDVREGLTAVISVKHPGPQFEGQTKTKLGNSEVVKITNRLFSDAFAEFLLENPQIARRIVEKGILASKARIAAKRAREVTRKKSGLEISNLPGKLADCSSNDATKTELFIVEGDSAGGSAKSGRDREFQAILPIRGKILNVEKASMDKILANEEIRSLFTAMGTGFGADFDVSKARYQKLVIMTDADVDGAHIRTLLLTLFYRYMRPVVEAGYVYIAQPPIYGIKVGSEIKEYIQPGVNQEQELQDALERHSTGRSKPTIQRYKGLGEMDDHQLWETTMNPENRLMARVSVDDAAEADKIFDMLMGDKVEPRREFIEENAVYSTLDV is encoded by the coding sequence ATGACAGAAGAAATCAAAGATTTACAAGAGAAGGCTCAAGAATATGATGCCAGTCAGATTCAAGTCTTGGAAGGTCTTGAAGCTGTTCGAATGCGTCCAGGGATGTATATCGGCTCAACATCTAAAGAAGGTCTCCATCACTTGGTTTGGGAAATTGTCGACAACTCAATCGATGAGGCACTGGCTGGTTTTGCGGATAAAATTGAAGTTTATATTGAGCCAGATAACTCCATCACGGTTATTGATAATGGACGTGGGATTCCGGTAGATATTCAGGAAAAAACTGGTCGTCCAGCGGTAGAAACTGTCTTTACAGTGCTCCATGCAGGTGGTAAATTTGGCGGAGGCGGTTATAAGGTCTCAGGTGGATTGCACGGCGTAGGTTCATCAGTCGTAAACGCCCTATCTACTCAGCTAGACGTCCATGTCTACAAAAATGGTCAGGTATATTTCCAAGAGTATAAACGAGGTGAAGTCGTTGCAGATTTGGAGGTTGTTGGAGAAACAGACCGTTCTGGTACAACTGTACATTTTACACCTGATCCAGAAATTTTTACTGAGACGACTGAGTTCGACTTTGCAAAATTAAATAAGCGGATCCAAGAATTGGCCTTCCTAAATCGTGGTTTAAATCTCTCTATTACGGACAAACGTGAGGGAGTAGAGCAAACAAAGGAATATCACTATGAAGGTGGTATTGCTTCCTACGTTGAGTATCTTAATGAGAACAAGGATGTCATTTTTGAGACCCCTATCTATACAGAAGGTGAAATGGATGATATTACCGTTGAGGTTGCCATGCAATATACGACGAGTTATCATGAAAACGTAGTTAGTTTTGCCAACAATATTCACACACATGAAGGTGGTACCCATGAGCAAGGATTCCGTACAGCTCTGACACGTGTTATCAACGACTACGCCAAGAAAAATAAAATTCTCAAAGAAAATGAGGATAATTTGACTGGTGAGGATGTGCGTGAAGGCTTGACAGCGGTCATTTCTGTTAAGCACCCAGGTCCTCAATTTGAGGGACAAACTAAGACAAAACTTGGGAATAGTGAAGTGGTCAAAATTACCAACCGCCTTTTCTCTGATGCCTTTGCAGAATTTCTTTTGGAAAATCCACAGATTGCTAGACGGATTGTTGAAAAAGGGATTTTGGCAAGCAAGGCTCGTATTGCTGCTAAGCGTGCGCGTGAGGTAACTCGTAAGAAATCGGGTCTTGAAATCTCAAACCTCCCAGGTAAGTTAGCAGACTGTTCCTCAAATGATGCAACGAAGACAGAGCTTTTCATCGTTGAGGGGGACTCAGCCGGTGGTTCAGCTAAATCCGGTCGCGACCGTGAATTTCAGGCTATTTTACCGATTCGTGGTAAGATTTTGAACGTAGAAAAAGCCAGCATGGACAAGATTTTGGCCAACGAAGAAATCCGTAGTCTATTTACAGCTATGGGAACTGGCTTTGGTGCTGATTTCGACGTTAGCAAGGCACGTTATCAAAAATTAGTCATTATGACAGATGCCGATGTCGATGGTGCCCATATTCGGACACTCCTTCTGACATTATTTTACCGCTACATGCGTCCTGTTGTAGAAGCGGGATACGTATATATCGCTCAACCACCTATTTACGGTATCAAGGTTGGAAGTGAGATAAAAGAATATATTCAACCTGGGGTTAATCAAGAGCAAGAATTGCAAGATGCCTTAGAAAGACATAGTACGGGACGGTCCAAGCCAACGATCCAACGTTACAAAGGTTTGGGAGAAATGGATGATCATCAGTTGTGGGAAACTACGATGAATCCTGAAAATCGTCTCATGGCACGCGTTTCAGTTGATGATGCGGCAGAAGCCGATAAGATTTTTGACATGTTAATGGGGGATAAGGTTGAACCTCGTCGAGAGTTTATCGAGGAAAATGCTGTTTATTCAACATTGGATGTCTAA
- a CDS encoding septation ring formation regulator EzrA encodes MPTGTIILIVSIVIILIIAYVACLIVRKRNDNLLVALEERKEELFNLPVNEEVEAVKALHLIGQSQVSFREWNQKWVDLSLNSFADIENHIFEAEGYNNAFRFVSAKNAIDSIESQIDLIEEDIASIRHGLMELKEQEEKNSGRVKHALNLFDSLQEAVRENPDSYGETLPELEKQLKNIEVEFSEFVMLNSSGDPIEASEILDKAEEHMIALNQIMDRIPSLIERVTKDFPEQLEDLESGYRKLVEQNYLFTEANIESQFQNIRVSIRENTALIVSFDLDAAEAENEGIQAKIDHLYKVFNREIEANKEAVKISKNLPKFLEHVVQNTQLLDEESQRLNATYLLADSKLSRINQLKARLESIEIVVTESVEDIENPQVAYSILKERLDHSLASLKEIEEEQLVLADYLKSQELSENTARKKATLYINKLHTLKRYMEKRNLPGIPAEFLTNFFRTSDHVEALIAELDYKRINIEVVNRLLENATYDMNQLEELAYLIVQNATLTEQLLQYSNRYRSFDESVQKAFNRSLSIFEKDFDYQAAFEEISFALETVEPGVTERFVRSYEKTREAIRY; translated from the coding sequence ATGCCTACAGGAACAATCATCTTAATCGTTTCGATTGTTATTATTTTAATCATTGCCTATGTAGCTTGCCTGATTGTTCGTAAACGAAATGACAACCTTTTGGTTGCATTGGAAGAACGTAAGGAAGAGCTATTTAACCTTCCAGTTAATGAAGAAGTCGAAGCTGTCAAAGCACTTCATTTGATTGGTCAAAGTCAGGTGTCATTCCGTGAATGGAATCAAAAATGGGTTGATTTGTCACTCAATTCATTTGCCGACATTGAAAATCATATCTTTGAGGCAGAAGGCTATAACAATGCTTTTCGCTTTGTGAGTGCAAAGAACGCTATCGACAGTATCGAAAGCCAAATTGATTTAATTGAAGAAGACATCGCCTCTATCCGTCATGGTTTGATGGAGTTGAAGGAGCAAGAAGAGAAAAACTCTGGTCGTGTAAAACATGCGTTAAACTTGTTCGATAGTTTGCAGGAAGCTGTTCGTGAAAATCCAGATAGCTACGGTGAGACATTACCAGAACTTGAGAAACAATTGAAAAATATTGAAGTTGAGTTTTCTGAATTTGTGATGCTCAATTCCTCAGGTGACCCGATTGAAGCTTCTGAAATCCTTGATAAGGCTGAAGAGCATATGATTGCTCTCAATCAAATCATGGATCGCATTCCAAGTTTGATTGAACGAGTTACAAAAGATTTCCCAGAGCAATTGGAAGATTTGGAGTCGGGTTATCGTAAACTGGTTGAGCAGAATTATTTGTTCACAGAAGCTAACATCGAGTCACAGTTCCAAAATATTCGCGTTTCAATTCGTGAAAACACTGCTTTGATTGTTTCCTTTGATTTGGATGCCGCAGAAGCTGAAAATGAGGGAATTCAAGCAAAAATTGATCATTTGTATAAAGTCTTCAATCGTGAAATCGAAGCGAATAAGGAAGCTGTTAAGATTAGTAAAAACTTGCCAAAATTCTTGGAGCATGTTGTCCAAAATACACAGCTCTTGGATGAGGAAAGCCAACGCCTAAACGCAACTTACTTGCTAGCAGATAGCAAACTTTCACGTATCAATCAGCTTAAAGCTCGTTTGGAATCGATTGAAATTGTTGTTACAGAAAGTGTGGAAGACATTGAAAATCCACAAGTTGCATATTCTATTTTGAAAGAGCGTTTGGATCATTCATTGGCAAGTTTGAAAGAAATCGAAGAGGAGCAGCTTGTTTTAGCTGACTATCTGAAATCACAAGAATTGTCAGAGAACACAGCGCGTAAGAAAGCTACACTTTATATCAACAAATTGCATACCCTTAAGCGTTATATGGAAAAACGCAACCTTCCAGGAATTCCAGCTGAATTTTTAACAAACTTCTTTAGAACGAGCGATCATGTGGAAGCCTTGATTGCCGAGTTAGACTATAAACGAATCAATATCGAAGTTGTTAACCGTTTGTTGGAAAATGCAACGTATGATATGAATCAATTGGAAGAGTTGGCGTATTTGATTGTGCAAAATGCGACTTTAACAGAGCAGTTGCTACAATACTCTAACCGTTATCGTTCATTCGATGAAAGTGTGCAAAAAGCATTTAACCGTTCATTATCAATTTTTGAAAAGGATTTTGATTACCAAGCAGCATTTGAAGAAATTTCATTTGCTCTGGAAACAGTTGAACCTGGTGTAACAGAGCGTTTTGTACGTTCATACGAAAAAACTCGCGAAGCCATTCGCTACTAG
- a CDS encoding XRE family transcriptional regulator — protein MEQSSHLQFFIAHRIKTLRLERKLSQEKLSEKAGLGAKYIFNIENKNYNIRIQTLEKIIAALEVSYEEFFEFEYPLTENPSLQLLETLSTLPKEKQSALLTLFNTIILTLK, from the coding sequence ATGGAACAATCATCACATCTACAATTTTTTATTGCCCACCGTATCAAAACGCTCCGTCTAGAGCGTAAACTTAGTCAAGAAAAACTATCTGAAAAAGCTGGACTAGGTGCAAAATATATCTTCAATATTGAGAATAAAAACTACAATATTCGTATCCAAACCTTAGAAAAGATTATCGCTGCCCTGGAAGTGTCTTATGAAGAATTTTTTGAATTTGAATATCCGCTTACGGAAAATCCAAGTTTACAATTATTAGAAACATTATCGACACTACCAAAAGAAAAACAGAGTGCACTATTAACTCTGTTCAACACTATTATTCTCACTCTAAAATAA
- the budA gene encoding acetolactate decarboxylase — protein sequence MQVNRLFQYNTLGALMAGLYGGSLTVGELLEHGDLGLGTLDSIDGELIVLDGKAYQAKGAGEKPEVVEVPADIKVPYAAVIFHEAEVIFKQRFEMTSDELHQRIESYYDGENLFRSIKIKGTFSRMHVRMIPKSASDVRFAEVASRQPEYTAENISGTIVGIWTPEIFHGVSVAGYHLHFISDDLTFGGHVMDYVISEGMVEVGPVDQLDQRFPVQDRQYLFAKFNAKEVREDIDKAE from the coding sequence ATGCAAGTAAATCGATTATTTCAATACAATACCTTAGGTGCCTTAATGGCTGGACTGTATGGCGGCTCCTTGACGGTTGGCGAATTGTTGGAACATGGTGATTTGGGTTTGGGAACCCTGGATTCCATTGATGGCGAGCTGATTGTTTTGGATGGAAAGGCTTATCAGGCCAAGGGAGCAGGGGAGAAACCAGAAGTGGTTGAAGTTCCTGCCGATATAAAAGTTCCCTATGCGGCGGTCATTTTCCATGAGGCAGAAGTGATTTTCAAACAACGCTTTGAAATGACTAGCGATGAATTGCACCAGCGGATTGAATCCTATTATGATGGCGAAAATCTTTTTCGTTCTATCAAAATCAAAGGGACGTTTTCACGGATGCATGTCCGCATGATTCCAAAATCGGCTTCTGATGTTCGATTTGCGGAGGTGGCAAGTCGCCAGCCTGAATACACGGCCGAGAATATTTCAGGCACCATTGTTGGTATTTGGACACCAGAAATTTTTCACGGGGTCAGTGTGGCTGGCTATCATTTGCATTTTATTTCGGATGATTTGACATTTGGCGGGCATGTCATGGATTATGTTATCTCAGAAGGAATGGTGGAAGTGGGACCAGTAGATCAACTAGACCAACGTTTTCCTGTTCAAGACCGCCAGTATCTTTTTGCTAAGTTCAACGCTAAGGAAGTTAGAGAAGATATTGATAAGGCGGAGTAG
- a CDS encoding glycerate kinase: MHILIAPDSFKESLSATKVAEAIKKGFSKVYPQAGYDLIPLGDGGEGTVESLMQALSLDGTQTWVTGPFGDKIKVSYAVKDDLAVFEMAEIVGLASIPHGKRSLLFIKTQGVGELIVELVQNGVKRIFIGVGGSASHDGGIGMAAGLGVKFYNREGKEVEAIGAHIGEIVSFSTEDMLVDLSQVRIDLVTDVDNPLCGPAGATFVFAGQKGLASAEFELVDKKMESFYKLVNPMLLDLAGAGAGGGMAAGLVQFAGARIQKGIDFVLDQLDFDHRVAKADLVVVGEGRMDAQSLSGKTPIGVARRTPAGIPIIAICGSLKDDLPEFPFENICAAFPIIASVESLEDTLQKAEKNLVRTAEQVARILQLGGQQRWN, translated from the coding sequence ATGCATATTCTCATTGCTCCAGATTCATTTAAAGAGTCTCTTTCAGCTACAAAGGTTGCTGAAGCGATTAAAAAAGGATTTTCTAAGGTTTACCCACAAGCAGGGTATGACTTAATTCCCCTAGGAGATGGTGGCGAAGGGACAGTTGAGAGTCTAATGCAGGCCTTATCCTTGGATGGAACCCAGACTTGGGTGACAGGTCCATTTGGAGATAAAATTAAGGTTTCCTATGCGGTTAAAGATGATCTTGCGGTTTTTGAAATGGCTGAGATTGTAGGGCTGGCAAGTATCCCGCATGGAAAAAGGAGTCTTCTCTTTATTAAGACACAAGGGGTTGGGGAGCTGATTGTGGAGCTCGTTCAAAATGGTGTTAAGCGCATATTTATAGGAGTAGGTGGCTCTGCCAGTCATGATGGTGGTATCGGAATGGCGGCAGGTTTAGGAGTGAAATTTTATAATCGAGAGGGAAAAGAAGTAGAGGCAATTGGAGCTCATATCGGGGAGATTGTCAGCTTTTCCACAGAGGATATGTTGGTAGATCTATCTCAGGTCAGGATTGATTTGGTAACGGATGTGGATAATCCGCTTTGCGGACCAGCGGGTGCCACATTTGTTTTTGCAGGTCAGAAAGGTCTTGCCTCTGCTGAATTTGAACTAGTAGACAAGAAAATGGAGTCCTTTTATAAATTAGTTAATCCAATGCTGCTCGATTTGGCAGGAGCGGGTGCTGGAGGAGGTATGGCAGCAGGTCTAGTCCAATTTGCAGGTGCTCGCATTCAAAAAGGCATCGACTTTGTCTTGGATCAGTTGGACTTTGATCATCGCGTCGCCAAAGCGGATCTGGTTGTGGTCGGAGAAGGGCGGATGGATGCTCAAAGCTTATCAGGGAAGACTCCGATAGGAGTAGCTAGACGGACTCCAGCAGGGATTCCCATCATTGCAATTTGTGGTAGCCTCAAAGACGATCTTCCCGAGTTTCCTTTTGAAAATATCTGCGCCGCTTTTCCAATAATTGCAAGCGTTGAAAGTTTGGAGGACACGCTTCAAAAAGCAGAAAAAAACCTGGTCCGCACGGCAGAACAGGTGGCAAGAATTCTTCAGTTAGGAGGTCAACAAAGATGGAATTAG
- a CDS encoding AI-2E family transporter, with translation MEDKHQKFSLTWFFRLFLNSQAVTFLLVTLLTFLTIFIFSKISFLFRPIGSFLEIVLLPMILTGLLYYLLNPMVDWMEKHKISRTVGISILFVLISLLIIWGLAVAIPSIQEQVTSFAQNLPANIQKIEGQVTSLLQDQRFEQFRPTALELLNKVNDQAVAYAQKFSTSAVNWASNLISTASQIIVAVLIMPFILFYLLRDGQYLNKHITQYLPTKWREPIGAVLSDVNGQLSNYVRGQVTVAIIVALMFSVMFSIIGLSYPITLGVMAGFLNLIPYLGSFLAMIPAVILGLIAGPIMLIKVLVVFMIEQTIEGRFVTPLIIGSSLSIHPITILFVLLTAGQMYGVLGVLLGIPIYASIKVLVKAAFEWYKAHSSLYEDEENEVVNEQ, from the coding sequence ATGGAAGATAAGCATCAAAAATTTAGTCTGACTTGGTTTTTCCGCTTGTTTTTAAATAGCCAAGCGGTGACATTTTTATTGGTAACCTTGCTGACTTTTTTGACCATATTTATTTTTAGTAAAATTAGTTTTTTATTCAGACCAATAGGAAGCTTTTTAGAAATTGTATTGTTACCGATGATTTTAACAGGTCTTTTGTATTACCTATTAAATCCGATGGTTGACTGGATGGAAAAGCATAAAATTTCTCGTACAGTTGGTATTTCCATTCTCTTTGTTTTAATCAGTCTTCTCATTATATGGGGACTGGCGGTGGCAATTCCGAGTATTCAAGAGCAAGTGACATCCTTTGCGCAAAACCTGCCAGCAAATATCCAAAAAATCGAAGGGCAAGTGACGAGCTTATTGCAGGACCAGAGATTTGAACAGTTTCGTCCTACTGCATTGGAATTGTTAAATAAGGTCAATGATCAAGCAGTTGCTTATGCGCAAAAATTTTCAACAAGTGCTGTGAACTGGGCAAGTAATTTGATTTCGACAGCATCTCAAATTATTGTTGCTGTTCTGATTATGCCTTTTATTCTCTTTTATCTGTTACGGGATGGTCAGTATTTGAATAAACACATCACCCAATATCTACCAACCAAGTGGAGAGAACCGATTGGAGCAGTGCTATCAGATGTGAATGGGCAATTATCAAACTATGTTCGTGGTCAGGTGACCGTTGCGATTATTGTTGCCCTGATGTTCTCAGTGATGTTCTCAATCATTGGTCTTAGCTATCCAATAACTTTGGGGGTGATGGCTGGTTTCCTCAATCTAATTCCGTATTTGGGTTCTTTCTTGGCCATGATTCCAGCTGTTATTTTAGGATTGATTGCTGGTCCAATCATGTTGATAAAGGTTTTAGTAGTCTTTATGATTGAGCAGACTATCGAAGGTCGTTTTGTGACGCCATTGATTATCGGAAGCTCCCTAAGTATTCATCCGATTACCATTTTATTTGTATTATTGACAGCTGGTCAGATGTACGGTGTCCTAGGAGTTCTTCTGGGAATTCCAATATATGCCTCTATTAAGGTTTTAGTGAAAGCGGCATTTGAATGGTACAAGGCACACAGTAGTTTGTATGAAGATGAAGAAAATGAGGTTGTGAATGAACAATAG
- a CDS encoding DUF1694 domain-containing protein: protein MTDLHTTILQKASGETRINPDEQRLYMGTYRERVVLIVSFDDLSSEVVGNKFDTICQKLANSYSPLFLKLSPALSDKQQISLLKIAQNFGITTAIIDEKIGQSPYALVFHTNHAVDNEEVSLESIFPNLISKPEEKKEEKKPSFWKKLFG from the coding sequence ATGACTGATTTACATACTACAATTTTACAAAAAGCCTCTGGTGAAACCCGTATAAACCCTGATGAACAGCGCTTATACATGGGAACCTATCGCGAACGGGTTGTCCTGATCGTTTCCTTTGACGATTTGAGTAGTGAAGTCGTCGGAAATAAGTTCGATACAATTTGCCAAAAACTAGCAAACAGCTACTCTCCTCTATTCCTCAAACTCTCGCCAGCCCTGTCTGACAAGCAACAAATTTCACTACTAAAAATTGCTCAGAACTTCGGCATTACTACTGCTATCATCGATGAAAAAATAGGGCAATCTCCCTACGCACTTGTCTTTCACACAAATCACGCTGTGGATAATGAAGAAGTTAGCTTAGAATCCATATTTCCAAATCTTATCTCAAAACCAGAAGAAAAAAAGGAAGAGAAAAAACCTTCCTTCTGGAAAAAATTATTTGGTTAG
- the serB gene encoding phosphoserine phosphatase SerB: MTTGLLVMDVDSTLILEEGIDLLGEEADLGAQVAAITERAMRGELDFEEALRERVALLKGLPVSVFDRIIKKIHFTPGAAELVSELKMRGYKVAVVSGGFHETVDRLAAQLELDYVRANRLEVVDGVLTGQVLGKIVTKDTKKACLEEWAAENGLSLSQTIAMGDGANDLPMIQRAGVGVAFCAKPIVQEQAPYQINEKNLYKLIEILDSK, translated from the coding sequence ATGACAACTGGATTATTAGTTATGGATGTTGATTCAACATTAATTTTGGAAGAAGGAATAGATTTACTTGGAGAAGAGGCCGATTTAGGAGCGCAAGTTGCAGCAATTACCGAACGTGCTATGCGTGGGGAATTGGATTTTGAAGAAGCCTTACGTGAACGTGTGGCGTTGTTAAAGGGTCTGCCTGTTTCTGTGTTTGATCGAATTATCAAAAAAATCCACTTTACGCCTGGAGCAGCAGAATTAGTCTCAGAGTTAAAAATGCGAGGCTATAAGGTAGCAGTCGTTTCAGGCGGGTTTCATGAAACAGTCGATCGACTAGCTGCACAGTTAGAGTTAGACTATGTTCGGGCTAATCGATTAGAAGTAGTAGATGGAGTCTTGACTGGACAAGTATTGGGTAAAATTGTAACGAAAGATACTAAAAAAGCATGTTTAGAAGAATGGGCGGCAGAAAATGGGCTGAGTCTATCTCAAACGATTGCCATGGGGGATGGAGCAAATGATCTACCAATGATTCAACGAGCAGGAGTTGGAGTAGCTTTCTGTGCTAAACCGATTGTCCAAGAACAGGCGCCCTACCAAATAAATGAAAAAAATCTCTATAAACTAATAGAGATTTTAGATAGTAAATAA
- a CDS encoding phosphoglycolate phosphatase translates to MYQTILFDLDGTLTDSGQGILNSVAYALEKMGIEEPDTANLNRFIGPPLYESFSRFYQLSPEDTQSAVDAFRVYFKEKGMFENQLYPGIIPLLEELRTAGKTLVIATSKPEIFAKQILEHFGIAHYFDVIAGASLDSSRISKADVIGHAINQLEAFPKHAVMIGDREHDIEGARMHQLPAIGVLYGYGSKQEFEKAGATMIVETVQDLKKVLLTTE, encoded by the coding sequence ATGTATCAAACTATATTATTTGACTTAGATGGAACTCTTACTGATTCTGGACAAGGAATCTTAAACTCCGTCGCCTACGCACTAGAAAAAATGGGAATTGAAGAACCAGATACAGCCAATTTAAACCGATTCATCGGCCCGCCACTCTATGAATCTTTTTCACGATTCTACCAACTCAGCCCTGAAGATACACAAAGTGCAGTTGATGCTTTCCGTGTCTATTTTAAAGAAAAAGGAATGTTTGAAAATCAACTCTATCCTGGAATCATCCCTCTGCTTGAAGAATTGAGAACGGCTGGAAAAACACTAGTAATTGCTACCTCAAAGCCAGAAATATTTGCCAAACAGATTCTAGAACATTTTGGTATCGCTCACTACTTTGATGTCATTGCCGGTGCTAGTCTGGATAGTAGTCGCATCAGTAAGGCGGACGTCATCGGCCATGCTATAAATCAATTAGAAGCATTTCCAAAACATGCTGTGATGATTGGAGATAGGGAACATGATATTGAAGGAGCACGCATGCACCAACTTCCCGCCATCGGTGTTCTTTACGGCTATGGGAGCAAACAGGAATTTGAAAAGGCCGGGGCCACCATGATAGTCGAAACCGTCCAAGATTTGAAAAAGGTTTTACTGACAACAGAATAG
- a CDS encoding enolase encodes MSIITDVYAREVLDSRGNPTLEVEVYTESGAFGRGMVPSGASTGEHEAVELRDGDKSRYLGLGTQKAVDNVNNVIADAIIGFDVRDQQAIDRAMIALDGTPNKGKLGANAILGVSIAVARAAADYLEVPLYTYLGGFNTKVLPTPMMNIINGGSHSDAPIAFQEFMILPVGAPSFKEGLRWGAEVFHALKKILKARGLVTAVGDEGGFAPKFEGTEDGVETIIEAIEAAGYEAGENGIMIGFDCASSEFYDKERKVYDYTKFEGEGAAVRTSAEQIDYLEELVNKYPIITIEDGMDENDWDGWKALTERLGKRVQLVGDDFFVTNTDYLARGIKEGAANSILIKVNQIGTLTETFEAIEMAKEAGYTAVVSHRSGETEDSTIADIAVATNAGQIKTGSLSRTDRIAKYNQLLRIEDQLGEVAVYKGLNSFYNLKK; translated from the coding sequence ATGTCAATTATTACTGATGTTTACGCTCGCGAAGTCCTTGACTCACGCGGTAACCCTACACTTGAAGTTGAAGTTTATACTGAATCAGGTGCTTTCGGACGTGGTATGGTTCCTTCAGGAGCTTCTACTGGTGAGCACGAAGCAGTTGAGCTTCGCGACGGTGACAAATCTCGTTACCTTGGTCTTGGTACTCAAAAAGCTGTTGACAATGTGAACAACGTGATTGCTGACGCTATCATCGGTTTTGACGTTCGTGATCAACAAGCTATCGACCGCGCTATGATCGCTCTTGACGGTACTCCTAACAAAGGTAAATTGGGTGCAAACGCAATCCTCGGTGTTTCTATCGCTGTTGCGCGTGCTGCTGCTGACTACCTTGAAGTGCCACTTTACACTTACCTTGGTGGATTCAACACTAAAGTATTGCCAACTCCAATGATGAACATCATCAACGGTGGTTCTCACTCAGACGCTCCAATCGCTTTCCAAGAATTCATGATCTTGCCAGTTGGCGCTCCTTCATTCAAAGAAGGTCTTCGTTGGGGTGCTGAAGTATTCCATGCTTTGAAGAAAATCTTGAAAGCTCGTGGTTTGGTAACAGCTGTTGGTGACGAAGGTGGTTTCGCTCCTAAGTTCGAAGGAACTGAAGACGGTGTTGAAACAATCATCGAAGCTATCGAAGCTGCTGGTTACGAAGCTGGCGAAAACGGCATCATGATTGGTTTCGACTGTGCGTCATCTGAATTCTACGACAAAGAGCGTAAAGTTTACGACTACACTAAATTCGAAGGTGAGGGCGCTGCTGTTCGTACTTCTGCAGAGCAAATTGATTACCTTGAAGAATTGGTTAACAAATACCCAATCATCACTATCGAAGATGGTATGGATGAGAACGACTGGGATGGCTGGAAAGCTCTTACTGAGCGTCTTGGTAAACGCGTTCAATTGGTTGGTGACGACTTCTTCGTAACAAACACTGACTACCTTGCACGTGGTATCAAAGAAGGTGCTGCTAACTCAATCCTTATCAAAGTTAACCAAATCGGTACTCTTACTGAAACATTTGAAGCTATCGAAATGGCTAAAGAAGCTGGCTACACTGCCGTTGTATCACACCGTTCAGGTGAAACTGAAGATTCAACAATCGCTGACATCGCAGTTGCAACTAACGCAGGCCAAATCAAGACTGGTTCATTGTCACGTACAGACCGTATCGCTAAATACAACCAATTGCTTCGTATCGAAGACCAACTTGGTGAAGTTGCAGTCTACAAAGGCTTGAACTCATTCTACAACTTGAAAAAATAA